The Vitis vinifera cultivar Pinot Noir 40024 chromosome 18, ASM3070453v1 region CTACCACTTACTGGATGAgccattttttcaattaaatctGAGCGTAGGAGTTTCCAATATCTCTCTAAATGGTTGATGAGAAAAGTGTGCTATAAGATGAAATGCTTTGAagagttaaagaaaaaaaaggcatatATCCGAGGATATTGTCAAATAGGTGAACCTTTCAAACTCAATACTACTAGAAAAAAAAGCTAATGCTTAGGGTATTTTACTTGTTAATGATATTTTATGTTGATGCTTTCAAATGTGATTTTTATCAGTGTCTTACTACTATCAAGATATATGATAATCTTATAGTGAGGAATCGTGAAACTTAATAAGCATCATCATTTTCAATGTTGACACCTGAAAAAACTTTGCTTAGAAGGAACGCATCTTTATATACTTTAAACATTGAGGAAATTTCTATAATGAATATTCTTTATAATGTAACCCACAAGtcttatgaatttaaaaaagaaaacaaaaaaaaggaaaaaagttgtCTTTCAAGAATCAAGGTTACTTTGTGACACCAATAATCCTAATAATAGGCATAacattaataagaataatattagttgtaataataataatataataagagTACTAATCTTTTTTAGGGGTCCCATCGAAGAAAGAACAAACTCTAAAATAGTGAATTTATGGAACTCATCTTTATACTGGGACTCATCTTTATCACCCTTCTTTGTCTTCCAATAAAATTAGATCATTAAAAAACGTAGTTTATAACCcctattccttttttccatttcactTCTATTGTTTGTTTGGGTTTGTAATCAATGGAAGTGGAAAAGCGGTCAGATGATACTTTATCTAATAATTGTACAAGGAAGGCAATAGGTTATAGAAAAAAAGAGTGGATAAATAAAGGAATTCTTGAGTGGatcaagaataaaatttttgagtCGGTATGGATAAAAGATCTTCTTATGTTATACTATTCAATTCTCGACGATGAATCAATTTGATAGCTCAGATATTGTTATTCATGATATTGATCCGATTCAATATCATCGAGATGTAATTCATCCCATTGAATTTACATTACAGGCGAAAGATTTATCATCTCTATGGGATTAAATCCTGAGTTATtgcggaaaaaaaaaatgaaacgaTGATATTATGGAAGTAAATATTCTCGCATTTATTGCTACTGCACTGTTCATTCTAGTTCCTACTGCTTTTTTACTTATCATTTACATAAAAACAGttagtcaaaataattaatttgaatgaaACTCAACTTCTTAGTCCTTATCAataattgaagaaataaaatgaaaaggaTTCCCTTCCAATTTAGTGTCATAAATGAAATGAGCGGACTAGGATCAACAGTATTAGTATTCTAATAGATAGATAGACCAGATAAATCTTTCTACCAATCTATCTGTTATTCTATTATATTTACTATATTCCATTCCAATTTAGTGTCTTAAATGAAATGAGCGGACTAGGATCAACAGTATTAGTATTCTAAATTCTAATAGATAGATAGATTGGATAAATCTTTCTATCAGTCTATCTATTATGCTATTATATTTACtattatatttatgttattTAAAGTTGTACGGTATAAcatcttaataaataaaatttgttgaatttttttttttttgactagTAGTATCTTGAGCAATATAatattgataatatataataagtcataatattattaataataataataataacaacaacaacagtaatataaaattaaaataaaattatatttaaaacaaaaataaaaactaaaatttaaaaacaaaaaaagaaagaaatgttaACTTGCTTAGAATATATTAgtcatttatattcattttcttttctttctcattttttttccgcTCAAACCCACGTTCCCAAAAATAATGATGGATTTTTTGAGTGGGAACCAAtagttttgttttaatttatattcatatttttaatttcattcctgttatcttattttatttatttttatatttcttgattattattttaattctagaTTCTAGTTATGTTGTTGAATGTAACTATTGagtttatacaaaaataaaatgttctAATAATGGAAGTTGACCGGGAAAATGACAAGTGTTaagtttttattgaaatttgagaattaaggaaatatttttctttttatttattctttttcaagTAATGACAAAGCATTATCTAAGAATAATAGTAAGAGGGTACATGAGATGAGTTGTGTTTGGGTGATGTTGCTTTCATAATTTAATATCTTATTATtaggaaattgttttttataatcatggattttaattttttattaatcattaatttaaatgaatcatttaaaatgaaatttattatcacggacttctatattttttaataatttataaattaaaatttattatcataACTTAAAATCTTTGAGAATGTCAacattttaatgtttaaaaacaagtttttttaataataaatatgttatcaTATTGGATAAAGCTCAAACAACAcatgcatttattttttatagtcatctatacttttagttttttgtatatcattatttgaaataaattttttaaattgaaatttattattaatcatataaacttttagttttcttaatcattatttttttaaaataatatcaaaatttattatagTAATTTTAAAGATCTCATtagttgaatattaataatttaatatttaaaaataattttttttcacttctaaataataaatatgttgtcatgatataaaagttgaaaagacttacattgattttttatttttttgattggatacattgattttttataatcatctaGACTTTTACTTTTCTACTAATTATTACttgaaataaattcttttaaatcgGAATTTATTATTATGACTCTTGGAATCATCgttcataaaatattaataattgatgTTTGCAAATTAGTTTTTAACtacttcaaataaattcttgaaaataaaatttattataataattctaGAGATCAATGATATTTaatgtttcaaaattaattttaactattaagttataatatttaacATTGATTTATATGATATTGCTTCATAATCGTGTATTTTCAATGGAATTATTTGTattgatatgaattttaaaCCATCaccttatttattaataataattattcttggagaaattaaattaatatgccaTCTTGAGCTGGAAGTGATAATGCTTTCAAAAGGTAATTAGTGGTtaggaatttttaattttattattttaaatacataTTTTGTAAACTAACTATTTGagaggttatatatatatatatataaacttattATTAAAAGGAGTAGtttgataataaattatttattttcaataatttaaaattaattcaaataatatatagaataatataCATATCtataaataatattcataaataagtaaatgaaatatattaattattaatataattatatattatgggaaaatatattataataataatataagattaTCAGTTTTTGTTTCGTGGACTCATCTTATTTTTACTATTAGCTTTTGGATTTTTGTTCATCATTgctttaaataaattctttaaatggaaatttattaataaatagtaATGATTTAGCTGGGATAGACGaattaaatgtttaaaaattaattaaaattattaatttttaataagtgATGGTGATTTGTGTCGTATCATTCTTGattccaattttaaagttaGTATGGGAAAAAAGAGATAATGGTTCAAAATACATAATGacataaataactttttatcataattatctttttattattcaGTATATTATCCAATCATGCatcttaaaatagaaaaaaaaaattaacaatcaAGAAAATTCCTTTACACAATTTTTTCTAGATCCAATcaagaataataattaaataattaaatgagaATAAAGATAAGagaatagatttaaaattgatttaattgtaAATCAATTAAATCAATTAGAGAGACATGAATGTGGTAGGAATGCGGTGGCAGTGGAAACTGCCAAGCTTGATTGTAGGAGAAACATTGACTATTAGAGAGACATGAATGTGGTACGACTGCGGTGGTTGGAAACTGTCATAGAGAATATGGTAATTGTACGATGTTAGAAATTGTCATAAATGATAATTGTGTGACGTGTGAAGAATATGTTGagataataaaagaaagtgtGAACTAAAAAGACACGAATAAGATGATAAAGTGATTTTAGGGATAATATCATGAtaaggtaataaaaaaataaaaaataaaattatagctTACAGAATCTAGGAGGAGTCGTGGTCACACTGATTGGGGATGACAAGAATCGTACACGTATTTCACTAATCCATCCACGCAAACTTTGTATTTTCAATCATGCTCCACCCCGcatttgtttctttcttctaGTAAGCAACTAGAAACATCATATACTCcaccacattaattataattataattacaaaCATGGCCTTCGGAAGCGTTTCTTAGaaaacactattttttttttacattctaagtgtttttttagaattttaaaaaaattatcaaataaaaacatttcctaCAATTTCGTAAGTTCTAAATCAATTAACCGCCTCAactaaaagtaaattttaagaatataactaacataatattaattatataaggattattatattttatttaaaatttaaaaatatatctaaataagtattaaatgattatcttttaaaattatttttaataaaaatattataaataaaagtggttttaataaaaatgtatttttagaGTCCGTTGGATGGTATTTTATTCGAAATATCTTTAGTAAATGGCCCACTCCTGTCAATTGGATAATCGAAATACACATGTAAGTTGTAGATTGGTGGAAAGTTCCGAAGTGGCTAGCTTGGCGGGTCCCACCACAGTCTCTCCCATCCTTGTTACGGTCCTTACGGTGGACCTGCCAACACCTGAAACCCACCCCggtatatcatattttaatgatTCACGCCCACCAGTATCCGCAACCATCTGTGACTCCTGggatgatggtgatgatgatgctACCTTTCCCAGATCTAAAACTGCCATCACTTGGATTCCTTTCTCAAATCTTCTTCCTCAAATCTCCGTCGTCCCTAATTTTAACCAATGCCGctccaattttcttttcactttgatCTCAGCTGAGAGAGCTAGGGTTTCTCCGATGGAGTCCGAACTCAAAGACCTCGATCCCAGGTCCAACTCCCAGGATGTCTCCTCCAAAGACGATCGCCCTCTCCTCAAATCCGACTCCACCGTCGTGTCCCAGGACAACTTGCAGGAACTCGAGAAGAAATTTGCTGCGTACGTTCGCAGCGACGCCTACGGCCCCATGGGATGCGGCGAGCTCCCACTGAAGGAGAAGCTTCTCCTCGCGTTCGCCCTCGTAACGCTTGTGCCCATTCGTTTGGTGGTTGCCTTCACTATCTTGGTCGTTTACTACTTGATTTGTCGGGTGTGTACCCTATTTTCTGCTCCCAATCGTGAAGGCGAGGACGAGCAGGAGGATTATGCGCACATGGGTGGGTGGAGAAGGGCTGTGATTGTTCAGTGTGGCAGGTTTCTTTCTAGGGCTCTGCTTTTCACGCTGGGGTTTTATTGGATTAATGTAACCTACAGGGATCCGTTGACGACTGAGGtttgtcttcttcttttttttctctccctaatTTGCGTTGATGATTACATGGAGAAAATCGTTGGATTGCTATTTCGATTCTCTTCCATAAAGtgaatcattaatttttttttctttatggtaATATATGGTAAGTTATCGAGTGTATTGATCCTGGTTAGTTCTTTGTCCTGTAATTAATCAGGACGAGGgcaaagatgaagatgaagaacctGAAAGACCCGGGGCAATAATATCTAACCATGTATCTTACTTGGATATTTTGTATCACATGTCTTCTTCCTTTCCGAGCTTTGTTGCTAAGGTCAGGTCATTTATTACCCCTCTGAATCTCCTGCCATTATGCAGGTTacttatgaaattatttaattgaaatttatttgctcTGCCCTTATTTGGTGTTAATACTGACATATTTCTGCCCTTATTATCTCCATTTTGTTGCTGAAGAGATCAGTGGCTAAACTTCCTCTAATTGGTCTCATCAGGTTGGTtcacatcatttttatttattcaatgtTGGATTGTAGACTATTTAGTAGAATGACAATGGGATTCCATTTTTGCTGCCAGTGCCACATTTCTTTCTTCGCATTTATGTGATACTTGCATTGTAGTTCAAGCCCACAAAAAGTTGCAAGACATCTGCACTCATTCATTCAAATTTCCCACTAATAAAACTACAATATTATTTCAGGATCAGCACACAACTTTCGTGTCTGAAAATTGTTAGTTTTCATGTTTCCCTGTGACAAAACCATAATATGTCAGAGCATGACTTTGATGTGTTATAGTTTACAGAGAGCAAGATATGAGGATCCCCCACAAGAATGTGTTCTACTTCTTGTCAGAGTTGTTGCCTTTGTATCATGATTCATGAGCCCTCCCTTGGTGACCTTCCTATTCCTATATAACGTGCTTTCTTTCTGTGCTATCTTTGCAAAATGGACTTTATTTAAGAGCCCATATCCAATATTTGATGTTAGTTATTGGccaaattatataatattgatTATTGTGGATGGTTTCAGCACCATTTTTATTGTTCCATGGTGCTATTGCTCTTTCTTCATCCCTTCCTCCGGGAGGTGAATGGCTCACTTCCTTGCTTGTACTGGCCTTGGACCTGAGAAAATGGAGCCTGATATTGTAATGGGTGAGAGTAGAACCAGAAAAGGTTACAGAGCATGGGTGTTTGTTGCCCCATGCTcccatttaaattattatgattgtaagataatttaaaatcaGTTTTGAGTTATACATTTTAGAGAACACATAATGATTTTCTTCTAAATGTGATAAATTTGTATCTTATCTTACCTTTATCCCAGGATGTATATAGTAGATCTTTTCTTAATAGGAAACAATAGATGGGATAAAGTGGTTTTTGAccatcttatttttgtttttgacagCAAGTGCCTTGGTTGTGTCTATGTCCAGCGGGAGTCAAAATCATCTGACTTTAAGGGTGTTGCAGGTATATGTTATGTTTCTACATTCTTTACCATTACTCTGAATATTGTGGCATGATAAATAAGCTTGGATACCTTTTGGTCATGTCTTCTTTCTGTTTCCCAATTTTTGATATATCTTTGTGGGCATATAGTTATCATACCAGTCCATTGAACCTATTCCTTATATcaaaagaaacattttttatgattaCAAAGAAAGTTCACTCCAAAAGGAGACAGatcatggttttttttattgaaacctGAAAAGGTCCTTCACAAATACTGGATTAGAATTGAATAACCATGTAGCATGAAGGTGAACATTGGGCAAAGGCATGCGagtaagaataattttgaaaattcacaGTGAAGGGACCAAAGTAAAtaaatgcattttctttatgtaaagatatataaaatttaaatgagttTATTTGGGACTAATAAAAAATCGATCAATTAttcattatatttgaaattaacaaCCAGTAAAGCATATGACAGATTTACAAAAAGTAAATGACTTTTTGGGAAAGTTCATATATGACCTAGTAATTTTGATCCATACAAGCATGCCCCATTGTCCTTTTCTTCTGTGGTTTTGACATGGTTACATAAGAGGAGGCAAgttctctccctccctccctctgttttttcttttgtggagGTAGAAGAGAGACTGGATGACTCCAACTGAAGAAGTTTTGCACCCCTTCTatgttttgttctatttttaaaaaatctgcAATTATAGCTTAATGTGGACGAGAAATACATACTCTACTGAAACCCTGAAAAAACAGTCCTGCCATTTCCATCACATGCTAGTCCTCTTTCTGTAATatcttaaattataaatttttcttttaaattttggacaAGCCTCATTTACATTGACACACATTGGGTGGTGTCAAAGTTGGGTCTGTGTTGGTGCAGTGGCAACTTTGACCTTGAAGTTTTGGAGTACTGGTCAAGCAATAACTCATCAAATGACTTtgcattttgcttcattttttaagCATGATTAACAAATCgctttcttttgtcattttttacCAAGACAGTTCTCTCGAAAAGGCTGCTATTGCtaaatatttctttatatatctGATATCTTTTTATACTAACAAGAGGTGCACTGTACCCTTTTGGCTTTACCATATTGATAACAACTGTTCCTTTCCCAATTGAACACTCTGTGTTGTGTGCAGGTGTTGTAACTGAAAGAGTTTGTGAAGCTCATCAAAATAAATTTGCTCCAATGATGATGCTTTTTCCAGGTTAttcttctttgatttcattGCTACAgtgttatattttttagaacCCGCTTGATTATTCCCTCCTAATTTTTTGATAAGGAAGTTAAGGTTATGAATGAAGAAGGacattaaggtttttctccaaaatttatttgtaaaatttgttATAGGTCTGGTTTAGATTTTAGTAATTTGTTTAAGAGATTTAGATATTCTCTATTCTTTGATAGGGTAATTTGACACAGGAAGTGTAAATGCTTCACCTGCTAATTTCAACAACAATCTTGTTATTGTGCCAAATTCTTGTCAGCATAAATCCtgaaagtgaaaaaaaaggGATCAAACGCCAAATTGCTCAGATAATGTGCTGCTGAACTTTATCTTCTTTATTTGTTCAACATCTAGgataattaacttaaattttcatTAGTACGTGCTAGTATCATTGTGTGACGTGTCAATGTAGTCGTACTTTTTAGCTTTGATGATTaaattgttttgttgtttaTGGACAAAgtcaatattaaattataaaatttctttGCTCCATCTATTTTTGGATGGAGTCTTTGCATTGTCATTATCATTGTTTATAGTTGTTTTAATTTGCTCTTTATGTTCACTACAGAAGGCACAACCACAAATGGGGGTTTCCTCCTTCCATTCAAGACAGGTGCATTTTTAGCAAAAGCCCCTGTGCTTCCTGTGATTCTAAGATATCCTTACCAGAGATTTAGTCCTGCCTGGGACTCCATATCTGGGGTGAGTATCTCTGAGAAGCAATTTCACCTTTTCCATCCCTTAAACATTACCCAAGTATTGAAGGCTATGTTGATCTAATACATATTTTGTATAATCCAAAATTGTCTGTTGGTTGCATTATACAATTTGCTTTATTTGTGGTTGAATTCATTTTACCAGTATggcaaatatatattttttttcaatctttttattgatttgatgGTTTTAGTTACCCCATAAAAAACTTGAATggttatagttttttttatttgcttgcCTATACTAGTTATGTTTTTGAGTCAAAGCTGATGCAATTAGACCGGTCAGCCTGTTTAGCATATGATATATCATTTACAGAAATTAGCTTATCCTGCTTGTCTTCTTCTTGGTCTAAAGTATAAAGAAGTCAATTCAGGAAGGTTAACACCAGAGAATATAGATATTTCCCTTGGAAGAGATGTTAGAAATTTTTGAGACCCAAATTACATAGTTTCTCATCCATGTTTTTAGCCAACATTATTTTCATTAGATTTATAGTAGAGGTCTTTATTGTAGTTTGTGTGGATTTATTCTATTCTCAAGATATAAAAGTTCTCTGATATCTTGATCAAGCCTTTACAAGTACATTTGATTAAAAGTTACTAGATTAAAGAACTTACAGTTGTGTGCTCGTGATTTTAAGTATTAGCCTTGATAAAATTATTGGTGGGTTCTGATACAACTCTGTAATGGCTCCTTTTCAACTTGGTATAGACTAGTACACTGTTgcccaaaaataaaatgcatgaaaaggtaAATCATGAAAATCCAAGAGATGTGCATTGAAATAATAAAGCAAAATAATGGTTGCAGACGTAGTATGATCCTAAAGTCCACAGGTGCCACCATGCTGGTCTTTTCCAAGTGCTAAGGTAAATCATGAAAATCCAAGAGTTGTGCATtgaaataataaagtaaaataatggTTGCAGACATAGTATGATCCTAAAGTTCACAGGTGCCACTATGCTGGTCTTATCCAAGTGCTACACACTGCTGAGTATCATATATTACACAATATCCAAGTGCCACCATGGTCTTATTCAAGTGCTACACACTGTCAGTCAATCTTCTGCTTAACCATCATTGGAattcttggaaaaaaaaaaatgccaccTATCTCTGCTTCATTGCCAACATTATCATAAGTTGTCTCTTGTAAACGGAAACATTGCCTTGTTACTTTCATCCCTTTTGGACTTTAGTTGGTGCAACTTTTAGTTGCTTGAAATTTCTTCACGATTGTTAGGTGCTTTACAGCATGTTTAGTTAAACACAAGAGTGCTATAAAGTAgaatatattcaaaatcaattttcagtTAAGTTACGGACAAGATGCTTTTGCAGAAGAGATTTTTtggtttcaaaatttatttatgtattctACATATATATCATGTTCTCTTCTTTACCTAGATCTTTTATGGAAGCAGTTTACTAGATATTGTTGTTGCTACTATTGGGCCAAAATGACCCTAGTAGAATGAATAATTTTTGTGTCTGGAATGGGGTTATGAAATTGATTTCTTAATAGACTTCTTTCATCATGTGTAAGATACATCACTTCTACCTACTAACTGAAAATGAAGTTACAATTTTTGAGAAAACTCCTCTTTAATTCCCttaaaagaaattttgtttttcttaagaTGGAGAGCTTATGAAACTATGTTTTCAAGTGTGCTGGACAGTTCTTGGGATCCTATTAAGGCTGTTTTTTGGGCCAGTTGGATTTTGGTCTCCTTTTTCTTTGGCCTTTTTGGTGATgggtgtataggtttgtataccttgagtcgcttTTTTGGCGTctctttatatatgaaattctctttatttatcaaaaaaaaaaaaaagtgtgctGGACAGTTCTGTTAACAGTATCCATGAATATTTATTCTACATGAACTCACCCATTATGTAAATGTACTTCTGTATTAAGATCTGTTTGTGACAATTCAAACTACATGAGAAGCAATCTTGAGCAATAAAAAATGCGCTTGGTTGCTTAAGTCACTTCCACTTCTCTTATAATGCAAACCTAAATTAGGAAAACATTCAAAGCACTAAAAAGAAGAAATGTTATGTGTTAGAATCTGATTATTTAACTTTCCATTTGCATTGGGTTGATTTATTTTTGATGTGGTTTGTAGTTGGATTCCTAAGCTGAGTTTACATGAATCAGGAATGTATGCTTAATGTGTCGTCTTGTTGCTAACAATGTTTGGAGAAATATGCATCCTTTTGGACTTCTGTATTTAGTTTCACTTGTATCTTCATTTGCAGGTGCGCCATGTGATATTTCTTTTCTGTCAATTTGTAAATCACATCGAAGTAACAAGGTTACCTGTATACATCCCCTCACAGCAGGAGAAGGATGATCCAAAATTGTATGCTAATAATGTCCGAAAGTTGATGGCTAGTGAGGTGTGTGCCTATATCAATGCTTTTGAGTTTGGAACCTTAATTCACAATctagaaattaaatatgaatcCCATTTTTTCTGCAAATGTTAGAGATGTTTTGATATTAGAACAGTTGATTTTCTATGATACCTTGATGTCTTTTGATAAACTTAGAATGAATCCTGGACTTGGGAAGAGAGTATTTCATCAATAAGCATGTAAGAACACACCATAAGCACATGTCAATAGGAGAGTGACCGAACTAGGGCATGAATACCAAAAAATGCAAACATTGTAGCTATGGTAAAATAATGGATTCAAActctgaaaataatttgtttttcctttttaaactgATCAATACATGAAAACATGAAAAGGATTGCTCAGGTTGTGGCCATTAACAATATATCCCTAAAGGGATAAAGCAActtcataaaagaaaatttggaaaaggcAACCTTGGGCCAGCCTAGAACCACAAGCTAGGACAAGAATTGGTCAGTCATGTACCTACCAAATCTACTTATAATTCAAGGGAACTTGAGAGTGCACATACATATGTGTTTATATACATGTATggatgtatatatgtatatataaattttaaaaataaaaacaaaaccttcGACCAGATGTAGGCAAATTGTGTTCACTAGatgcaaaaatttctttgtcaCTTGTTGAGACCAGAGAAATACCTGTTTGGATGTGGTGATTAGATTTCAACATAGCCTTCTTGATGGTTTGGTTCTTTAATTATGAGGCGGTGGTGTTACCCTTAAATTTTACCTCATATCAAGTAATTACTATCTTATAGCATGAAAGGAATAGCAGTTTCTTGTTTATACTATTTTGTTTGGATGTTGGGTTCCTGTACCGTTCAAAATGCAATTTTGATTACCTGATTGTTGCATCTCACATTTCATCTGTTGTTTCTTTTCTGCCTGCAGGGTAATCTAATAATGTCAGATATTGGACTTGCTGAGAAGCGAATATATCATGCTGCTCTCAATGGTAATAATAGCCTGCCTAGTGTTTTGCATCAGAAAGACGATTGATAATATCATGGCTTCGCCCCCTACTCCCAGTTGGTTTCTTTAGTTTTTGTCCATGAATGGCACTTTATTCAAATAAGCATTGGTGTGCTGTTATTCCtgtaatttattttctcttctttataGAAAAAGTAAACTTTTAAATACATTCTATGTCCTCATGGATCTCTGTTAACAAAACATCAAATCTCAGAGCTTCCTGGCGTTTCTTTTTGAGTGTCAAGTCATATTCTCAATATGTTGATCTAAAGCATCTCTTTCGTGTTCCTGCAGGTTTGTTTTGCCAACGCTAATTGGGACACACCATCTGTATATATTCATTGtatgattctattattttttgctGAAAAAAAGGTTTACAAATATATAATAGGTATCATGTTCAGAAGAAGCATTTTTGTTGTCCCACGAGTTTTGTATTTCTCCAAATTTTGGAATATTACCATGAAGCTTTTGTGCCAATCTTGAAGGGGGTTA contains the following coding sequences:
- the LOC100267860 gene encoding lysophospholipid acyltransferase LPEAT1 isoform X2, translating into MAHSCQLDNRNTHVSCRLVESSEVASLAGPTTVSPILVTVLTVDLPTPETHPGISYFNDSRPPVSATICDSWDDGDDDATFPRSKTAITWIPFSNLLPQISVVPNFNQCRSNFLFTLISAERARVSPMESELKDLDPRSNSQDVSSKDDRPLLKSDSTVVSQDNLQELEKKFAAYVRSDAYGPMGCGELPLKEKLLLAFALVTLVPIRLVVAFTILVVYYLICRVCTLFSAPNREGEDEQEDYAHMGGWRRAVIVQCGRFLSRALLFTLGFYWINVTYRDPLTTEDEGKDEDEEPERPGAIISNHVSYLDILYHMSSSFPSFVAKRSVAKLPLIGLISKCLGCVYVQRESKSSDFKGVAGVVTERVCEAHQNKFAPMMMLFPEGTTTNGGFLLPFKTGAFLAKAPVLPVILRYPYQRFSPAWDSISGVRHVIFLFCQFVNHIEVTRLPVYIPSQQEKDDPKLYANNVRKLMASEGNLIMSDIGLAEKRIYHAALNGLFCQR
- the LOC100267860 gene encoding lysophospholipid acyltransferase LPEAT1 isoform X1; protein product: MAHSCQLDNRNTHVSCRLVESSEVASLAGPTTVSPILVTVLTVDLPTPETHPGISYFNDSRPPVSATICDSWDDGDDDATFPRSKTAITWIPFSNLLPQISVVPNFNQCRSNFLFTLISAERARVSPMESELKDLDPRSNSQDVSSKDDRPLLKSDSTVVSQDNLQELEKKFAAYVRSDAYGPMGCGELPLKEKLLLAFALVTLVPIRLVVAFTILVVYYLICRVCTLFSAPNREGEDEQEDYAHMGGWRRAVIVQCGRFLSRALLFTLGFYWINVTYRDPLTTEDEGKDEDEEPERPGAIISNHVSYLDILYHMSSSFPSFVAKRSVAKLPLIGLISKCLGCVYVQRESKSSDFKGVAGVVTERVCEAHQNKFAPMMMLFPEGTTTNGGFLLPFKTGAFLAKAPVLPVILRYPYQRFSPAWDSISGVRHVIFLFCQFVNHIEVTRLPVYIPSQQEKDDPKLYANNVRKLMASEGNLIMSDIGLAEKRIYHAALNGNNSLPSVLHQKDD